A genomic segment from Necator americanus strain Aroian chromosome III, whole genome shotgun sequence encodes:
- a CDS encoding hypothetical protein (NECATOR_CHRIII.G8905.T2): MKNAVVKPLGLLTLRSHQGHHRERCHTQPQRQRATSSLSGRVATSTYSTNSPINGKPSTPSTQTTSTLRSRAYSISYGSQAASKNQPSLANTLMSVFPRQSSQEDCGVYQAMVAPRNSCTTPSTSTANEISTDNVDAISTTKPNGQVVDEAQSSHQLSSATHHAISGELTPTPDLQPLLTTATPQCMQ, from the coding sequence atgaaaaatgctgTTGTGAAGCCTCTTGGATTGTTGACGCTTCGTTCCCATCAAGGACACCACCGCGAACGATGCCACACACAACCGCAAAGACAGCGAGCAACCTCTTCACTCAGTGGACGTGTGGCTACGTCCACTTATTCGACGAATAGCCCCATCAACGGTAAACCGTCGACACCTTCAACTCAAACCACCTCAACCCTAAGATCTCGGGCGTACAGTATTTCTTATGGTTCCCAGGCAGCATCGAAAAACCAGCCATCCCTTGCCAACACTCTCATGAGTGTTTTCCCCCGTCAGTCTTCTCAAGAAGATTGTGGAGTTTATCAGGCTATGGTAGCGCCCAGAAATTCATGTACAACTCCGTCAACTTCGACAGCTAATGAAATTTCTACGGATAACGTTGATGCCATCAGTACTACTAAACCAAATGGTCAGGTTGTTGATGAAGCCCAGAGCTCTCACCAGTTATCTTCTGCCACACACCATGCCATATCTGGAGAACTGACACCTACTCCAGATCTCCAACCACTTTTGACGACGGCTACACCCCAATGCATGCAGTAG
- a CDS encoding hypothetical protein (NECATOR_CHRIII.G8906.T1), giving the protein MERHKEGVLLNLYSSQLNLIDGINKENEKCCCEASWIVDASFPSRTPPRTMPHTTAKTASNLFTQWTCGYVHLFDE; this is encoded by the exons ATGGAAAGACAC aaagAAGGAGTTCTACTGAACCTATACTCTTCCCAATTGAATCTTATTGATGGGATCaacaaggaaaatgaaaaatgctgTTGTGAAGCCTCTTGGATTGTTGACGCTTCGTTCCCATCAAGGACACCACCGCGAACGATGCCACACACAACCGCAAAGACAGCGAGCAACCTCTTCACTCAGTGGACGTGTGGCTACGTCCACTTATTCGACGAATAG